The Odocoileus virginianus isolate 20LAN1187 ecotype Illinois unplaced genomic scaffold, Ovbor_1.2 Unplaced_Scaffold_1, whole genome shotgun sequence genome window below encodes:
- the KCNE5 gene encoding potassium voltage-gated channel subfamily E regulatory beta subunit 5: MNCSESQRLRTLLSRLLLELHHRGNASGLGAGPGPSMGMGVVPDPFVGREVTSAKGDDAYLYILLIMVFYACLAGGLILAYTRSRKLVEAKDEPSQACAQHEWLPGGAPVTADAETLAGSPAEGRRQLAPGGLPAPAMARGTEGV, translated from the coding sequence ATGAACTGCAGCGAGAGTCAGCGGCTGCGGACCCTGCTGAGCCGCCTGCTGCTGGAGCTGCATCACCGGGGCAACGCCAGTGGCTTGGGCGCCGGCCCCGGCCCGAGCATGGGCATGGGGGTCGTGCCCGACCCCTTCGTGGGCCGCGAGGTAACCAGCGCCAAGGGCGACGACGCCTATCTCTACATCCTGCTCATCATGGTCTTCTACGCCTGCCTGGCCGGCGGCCTCATCTTAGCCTACACCCGCTCCCGCAAGCTCGTCGAGGCCAAGGACGAGCCGTCCCAGGCCTGCGCCCAGCACGAGTGGCTGCCGGGAGGGGCCCCGGTCACCGCCGACGCCGAGACATTGGCCGGCTCGCCAGCCGAGGGCCGCCGCCAGCTCGCCCCCGGCGGGCTGCCCGCTCCGGCCATGGCCCGGGGCACCGAGGGGGTCTAG